From Bacillus basilensis, a single genomic window includes:
- a CDS encoding acyltransferase, whose product MDRYEELDSIRGISSLVVMIGHHLMIFSVFQNYSYEDNKPFVIYLLKETPARLIFSSGNESVIIFFVLSGFVLYTSIQKNYDSYRSFVVKRICRIYIPYIVAIIIAILCQTTMSKYGISNLSEWFNRSWTIEGSLSLIAQHILLVGKYNTDAYNGVIWSLVHEMRISIIFPLVLMVCLRKTLMYSLLSLFSFSICSVVILFLFRSSLTLTSYVLTPHYTVLFLLGALVAKYKNNLIVFYSNRTKNEKIAWFLFAILLYMYEGLIGEIKLLNNFIFRDYVVAISACLFVILSLSVSTLSSLLRNKYLLYLGKISYSLYLYHIISLFSLMYMLHEIFPLSLVLIFSLILSFILAMISYLFVEKFAFRIGKYVTKQSNLEKKGLSVESELQDAIQTKAVK is encoded by the coding sequence ATGGATAGGTATGAAGAACTGGATTCAATTAGAGGGATTTCTTCATTGGTAGTAATGATTGGCCATCATTTAATGATTTTTTCAGTATTTCAAAATTATAGCTATGAAGATAATAAACCATTTGTTATTTATCTATTAAAAGAAACGCCTGCTCGTCTAATTTTTAGTAGTGGTAACGAATCTGTTATTATCTTTTTTGTTTTGAGTGGATTTGTTTTGTATACATCCATTCAAAAAAACTACGATAGCTATAGGTCATTTGTTGTAAAGCGTATATGCAGAATATATATTCCATATATCGTAGCAATAATTATAGCTATTTTATGCCAAACTACAATGAGTAAATATGGTATTTCTAATTTAAGTGAATGGTTTAATCGCTCATGGACGATTGAAGGTTCTTTAAGCCTAATAGCGCAACATATTTTATTGGTTGGGAAATATAATACAGATGCATATAACGGCGTAATTTGGTCACTTGTCCATGAAATGCGAATATCAATAATTTTCCCGTTAGTTTTGATGGTTTGTTTACGAAAAACGTTGATGTATTCATTATTATCATTGTTTAGTTTTAGTATATGCTCTGTCGTGATATTATTTTTATTTCGCTCGAGTTTAACATTAACAAGCTATGTATTAACGCCACATTACACGGTGCTGTTTTTACTAGGAGCACTAGTTGCGAAGTATAAAAATAATTTAATAGTTTTTTATAGTAATCGTACTAAAAATGAGAAAATTGCATGGTTTTTATTTGCGATTTTACTTTATATGTATGAAGGGCTTATTGGAGAAATTAAATTGCTCAATAATTTTATATTTCGAGACTACGTAGTAGCGATAAGTGCGTGTTTATTTGTCATATTAAGTTTGTCAGTATCAACTTTGTCATCCTTGCTGCGTAATAAATACTTATTATATTTGGGGAAGATTTCTTACAGTCTTTATTTATACCATATCATATCTTTATTTTCCCTTATGTACATGCTCCATGAAATATTCCCGTTATCTCTTGTTTTAATTTTTTCGCTTATTCTTTCGTTTATACTTGCGATGATTTCTTATTTGTTTGTAGAAAAATTTGCATTCAGGATCGGAAAGTATGTAACAAAGCAATCGAATTTAGAAAAGAAAGGACTATCTGTAGAAAGTGAGTTGCAGGATGCCATTCAAACAAAGGCGGTGAAATAA
- a CDS encoding cation-transporting P-type ATPase yields MLYANKTVGNTSYKLSKKSMKEQTMLQKNKDLLIEIATRDVKSVFAYFKTTRDGLSMKEAQKRIQLYGRNELTSKRARIAEVMMKLTGMIPGLSKQHVRDGLQCEKITVSRVECSSITGLNGELKMMNLPVQELVPGDMIFLSEGDTVPADVRIIYANDLLVNEAVLTGNDVSIEKFESCYHLERKRFIPLKRMKDYNPLELENVCFKGTYIVGGNAKAVVVSTGKNTYSGILHTCCSRTS; encoded by the coding sequence ATGTTATATGCAAACAAAACTGTGGGTAACACGTCATATAAATTAAGTAAAAAATCAATGAAAGAACAAACAATGCTTCAAAAAAATAAAGATTTATTAATTGAAATCGCAACGAGAGATGTAAAATCTGTATTTGCGTATTTTAAAACAACAAGAGACGGATTATCTATGAAAGAGGCACAAAAACGTATTCAATTATACGGCCGAAATGAATTAACTTCAAAAAGAGCGCGTATTGCGGAAGTAATGATGAAGCTAACTGGAATGATCCCAGGTCTGTCAAAACAACATGTGCGTGATGGATTACAATGTGAGAAAATTACTGTGTCTCGAGTAGAATGTTCTAGTATAACAGGTTTAAATGGTGAATTGAAAATGATGAATTTGCCAGTACAAGAGCTTGTTCCTGGCGATATGATTTTTCTTTCAGAAGGTGATACAGTACCAGCAGATGTACGTATCATTTATGCGAATGATTTATTAGTAAATGAAGCTGTGCTAACAGGAAACGATGTAAGTATTGAAAAATTTGAAAGCTGCTATCATCTTGAGCGCAAACGATTTATTCCTTTAAAACGAATGAAAGACTATAATCCACTTGAACTTGAAAACGTATGTTTCAAAGGGACGTATATTGTTGGTGGAAATGCAAAGGCTGTAGTTGTTTCAACTGGGAAAAATACGTATTCAGGAATTCTTCATACTTGTTGTAGTAGAACGTCTTAA
- a CDS encoding glycosyltransferase family 4 protein: MNILLMTDKLITGGAESYFSKLESNLRYENFTVYTAAGDGELYESLTKKENFMLLSRWNHLRNIHYLRKEICKRKIELIHANSLRMVLYAFLLQKFVRRKIKVVYTKHNVTILEKKMPTLFRYFMNKYVNNIITVSEFEKNNLISMYVAEEKIKTIYNGVDIEKFLFQQKKKESTYNVGILARLSKEKNHQLFVKIANVLKERNDFKFYIAGDGPEKESIMKEIEKYGLQQSVKMLGNISDPHGFIGNMDALLLLSFREVFPMVVIEAMATGTPIVSIDVGGINEAVINGKSGVLIHEYCESEFASALEELQGNEEKANDIRLKAREKAERYFSLTKMIEETKDIYELNK, encoded by the coding sequence ATGAATATACTGTTGATGACAGATAAATTAATAACTGGTGGAGCCGAGAGTTATTTCTCTAAATTGGAAAGCAATTTACGCTATGAGAACTTTACAGTTTATACAGCTGCAGGTGATGGAGAACTATATGAATCTCTTACTAAAAAAGAAAATTTCATGTTACTTAGCCGATGGAATCATTTGAGAAATATTCATTACTTACGAAAAGAAATTTGTAAACGAAAGATAGAACTTATTCATGCAAATAGTTTGCGAATGGTATTATATGCTTTTCTACTTCAAAAGTTTGTGAGAAGAAAGATAAAAGTCGTGTATACGAAACATAATGTAACGATATTAGAAAAGAAAATGCCAACTCTTTTTCGTTATTTCATGAATAAATATGTGAACAATATTATTACAGTAAGTGAGTTTGAAAAAAATAACTTAATTTCAATGTATGTAGCTGAAGAGAAAATAAAGACAATTTATAATGGTGTGGATATAGAAAAGTTTTTATTCCAGCAGAAAAAGAAAGAATCTACTTATAATGTAGGGATATTAGCTAGATTATCCAAAGAGAAAAACCATCAACTATTTGTAAAAATTGCAAATGTGTTGAAAGAGAGAAATGATTTTAAGTTTTATATTGCTGGTGATGGGCCAGAGAAAGAATCTATTATGAAAGAAATAGAAAAATATGGATTGCAGCAAAGTGTAAAGATGTTGGGGAATATTTCCGATCCGCACGGATTTATAGGAAATATGGATGCCTTACTTTTATTATCTTTTCGTGAAGTGTTTCCAATGGTAGTAATTGAAGCAATGGCTACAGGAACACCGATTGTTTCAATAGATGTTGGCGGGATAAATGAAGCGGTAATAAATGGGAAATCAGGTGTTTTGATACATGAATATTGCGAATCTGAATTTGCAAGTGCGCTTGAGGAACTACAAGGGAATGAAGAAAAGGCGAATGATATTAGGTTGAAAGCAAGAGAGAAAGCAGAGAGGTATTTCTCATTAACTAAAATGATAGAAGAAACGAAAGATATATATGAATTAAACAAATGA
- a CDS encoding O-antigen ligase: protein MENNMKISMKWIMLLILFVMLSKYNIYIGFSLKIYMIFLVIYFCLTIKNFHIQKLYFHEVVFLLFYFIYCLSGILSIYLNASIRMIFGVLLVLGCYFIMRNLLGNVEIATLESSIVYVGLLFNIVSLILYIVGLQHFGLYGGEEREIFAGLLVDRGYPRLIGLLDDPNIFIFYNTIFFMYYMTNLHNMTNIIGLILCVTTSLLTFSRGGILALVLVVFVYVCTSSFAKKIKIMVSLLLFSVVIFSLSNSVMGGQLDDILNKRISDFSHDNGSGRFTLWEAAFKYYVSNPYIGIGAFNFSNYYEFQFNEKLYVHNTFLEILSESGTIGFLLYSAFLIILMSKLTQYTLFREKPYLLLTMIAFLFQMMSLSLIINEAFFLFLAIVVKYISIYEGRGKIDGKMSISA from the coding sequence ATGGAAAATAATATGAAAATATCGATGAAATGGATTATGCTTCTAATATTATTTGTTATGTTAAGTAAATACAACATATATATTGGATTTTCGTTGAAGATATATATGATTTTTTTAGTCATATATTTTTGTTTAACAATTAAAAACTTTCATATTCAAAAGCTATATTTTCATGAAGTTGTATTTTTACTATTTTATTTCATCTATTGTTTGAGTGGAATTCTTTCTATATATTTAAATGCTAGTATTCGTATGATTTTTGGCGTGCTACTTGTTTTAGGGTGCTATTTTATAATGAGAAATTTATTAGGAAATGTTGAAATAGCAACACTTGAATCATCCATTGTCTATGTTGGATTATTATTTAATATTGTAAGCCTAATACTTTATATAGTCGGTTTACAGCACTTTGGATTATACGGTGGAGAAGAGAGAGAAATTTTTGCTGGACTATTAGTTGATAGAGGATATCCAAGATTAATTGGATTGCTAGATGATCCTAACATTTTTATTTTTTATAATACAATATTTTTTATGTATTATATGACAAATTTACATAATATGACGAACATTATAGGATTGATTTTATGTGTTACGACGAGTTTATTAACTTTTTCAAGAGGAGGTATATTAGCACTTGTGCTTGTCGTTTTTGTATATGTATGTACATCTAGTTTTGCAAAAAAAATAAAAATAATGGTGAGTTTACTATTGTTTAGTGTAGTAATTTTTAGTTTATCGAATAGTGTAATGGGTGGTCAATTGGATGACATATTGAATAAAAGAATTTCTGATTTTTCGCACGATAATGGAAGTGGCAGATTTACATTATGGGAAGCTGCTTTTAAATATTATGTATCCAATCCATATATCGGAATCGGTGCGTTTAATTTTTCGAATTATTATGAGTTTCAATTTAATGAAAAATTATATGTGCACAATACATTTTTAGAAATTTTGTCTGAATCAGGTACAATTGGTTTTCTTTTATATAGCGCGTTTTTAATCATATTAATGTCCAAGTTAACGCAGTATACTTTGTTTCGCGAAAAACCGTATCTTTTATTAACTATGATTGCATTTTTATTTCAGATGATGTCATTGTCACTCATTATTAACGAAGCGTTCTTTTTATTTTTAGCAATTGTTGTGAAGTACATTTCAATATATGAAGGAAGGGGAAAGATAGATGGTAAAATGTCTATTAGCGCATAA
- a CDS encoding 5'-3' exonuclease — protein MKKVLLVDGMALLFRAFYATSVYGQFMKRQDGTPTNGIHGYMKHLLTAMQAIEPTHIVTCWDMGSTTFRTESFSNYKANRAAPPEELIPQFDLVQEMTAKLSIPVIGMKGYEADDCIGTLAKQYCNEAEVYILTGDTDLLQLVDKNVTVMLLRKGIGNYEYYTPEKIMEEKSVEPWQIVHAKAFMGDTSDNYPGVKGIGEKTAYKLIQEHGTVATVLENVSSLTKAQRTKIESDLENLNISLQLAQIHCEVPISCSLEEGLHTMNEEKLRFVCEEMNWGRPEILINML, from the coding sequence ATGAAAAAAGTATTATTAGTTGATGGTATGGCACTATTATTTCGTGCTTTTTATGCAACAAGTGTCTACGGACAATTTATGAAACGACAAGATGGTACCCCTACAAACGGGATTCATGGTTATATGAAACATTTATTAACAGCTATGCAAGCAATTGAACCGACACACATCGTAACATGCTGGGATATGGGAAGTACGACATTTAGAACAGAATCGTTCTCAAATTATAAAGCGAATCGTGCAGCGCCGCCTGAAGAATTAATTCCGCAATTTGATTTAGTACAAGAAATGACTGCGAAATTATCAATTCCAGTCATCGGTATGAAAGGATATGAAGCGGATGATTGTATCGGTACGCTTGCAAAACAATATTGTAATGAAGCGGAAGTTTATATTTTAACAGGTGATACGGATTTACTTCAGCTTGTCGATAAGAACGTTACAGTTATGCTTTTGCGCAAAGGAATTGGAAATTACGAATATTACACACCAGAGAAAATTATGGAAGAAAAAAGTGTAGAACCTTGGCAAATCGTGCATGCGAAAGCTTTCATGGGCGATACGAGTGATAATTATCCAGGTGTAAAAGGTATTGGTGAAAAAACAGCGTACAAGCTTATTCAAGAGCATGGGACAGTAGCAACCGTACTAGAAAATGTATCATCGTTAACGAAAGCACAGCGTACGAAGATTGAAAGTGATTTAGAGAATTTAAATATTTCATTACAATTAGCACAAATTCATTGTGAAGTTCCTATTTCATGTTCATTAGAAGAAGGATTACACACAATGAACGAAGAAAAACTACGATTCGTATGTGAAGAAATGAATTGGGGAAGACCTGAAATATTAATCAATATGCTGTAA
- a CDS encoding YveK family protein, translated as MKQEISMKDFQQLLKRRIVTIILTMCCLTISLILISMYVLKPSYQYSTQILVGNLDGFNKENAVNKTQENKQLVTSYVDILKSPLIISTVKKTLKLEQSSYELAQKISVVNMDNSQIVTVTVKDSDPKIVKEIVKSLAEQSQKSFQQYTNVQGIKILTDPELQEKAEKLFPKFQLIIPISLIVSFFVGVGLAVFRDYFDERIYEEQDLEKITTVSVIGHINMKPKRKKKSTEVDPQSSIYRGEHVDV; from the coding sequence TTGAAGCAAGAAATTAGTATGAAGGATTTTCAACAGTTATTGAAAAGAAGGATAGTAACAATCATTTTGACGATGTGCTGTTTAACTATCTCTTTAATTCTTATCTCTATGTATGTATTAAAGCCTTCATATCAATATTCAACGCAAATTCTTGTTGGGAATTTAGATGGGTTTAATAAGGAAAATGCAGTGAATAAAACACAAGAAAATAAGCAGCTCGTAACTTCGTATGTTGATATTTTAAAAAGTCCGCTTATTATTTCAACAGTCAAAAAAACTTTGAAATTAGAGCAATCAAGTTATGAGTTAGCACAAAAAATTTCAGTGGTGAATATGGACAATTCACAAATTGTTACTGTTACAGTAAAAGATTCGGACCCTAAAATCGTGAAGGAAATTGTAAAGTCATTGGCAGAACAATCTCAAAAAAGCTTTCAACAGTATACGAATGTACAGGGGATAAAAATATTAACTGACCCTGAGTTACAAGAAAAAGCTGAAAAGTTGTTTCCGAAATTTCAACTTATCATTCCTATCTCTTTAATTGTTAGTTTTTTTGTTGGGGTAGGTTTAGCGGTCTTTCGAGATTATTTTGATGAACGTATATACGAAGAACAGGATTTAGAGAAAATAACAACAGTCTCTGTTATTGGTCACATAAATATGAAACCGAAAAGAAAAAAGAAATCTACAGAAGTTGATCCGCAATCATCTATATATCGAGGTGAACATGTCGATGTTTAA
- a CDS encoding oligosaccharide flippase family protein encodes MGRSILNNIIHLFYSTILANLLQAVSLIALANFFNAQHYGMFSVAIAVTFVMLFFTDLGLTNTFLREGAKDGVDLETILSSYIKIRMILLIFISIIGYIAVHYMYADRNLIYMMINVMFFMLIGLTWQNIGIAYFQLTERMKYIALIKVVSASVVILITCFCIFGELPVYVTARLYAFGYMIGGVFSIYIMRKKTSMNMKVVIHKALFWQLTPFIISGFLIMSTPQLAPILLNYTLPLSMIGVFAVAYRMPAALYQVPGVIAGAFFPVLFKHYNQNNLEEHTKLNLLQIKAMAIVGICMTIGLYYLAPYFISIFFHEEWSNAVEPLQILSFLIVLQSLNIAIADGLTTSGRQNKRTVVQCIALVIGGVMLYSFSSIGGVIGAAYAMVLFEIVALVGYIVVSVVKKKIVFQIVIPYTIYFGVTFIGVQYILHTYHLIALILNTLIVVVGIFLYDYELKKLLLSFIRKTRKKDYITKQGI; translated from the coding sequence ATGGGTAGATCTATTCTAAATAATATTATTCATCTATTTTATAGCACGATTTTAGCTAATCTGCTTCAGGCTGTGAGTTTAATTGCTTTAGCAAATTTTTTTAATGCACAACATTATGGGATGTTTAGTGTTGCTATAGCAGTGACGTTTGTTATGTTATTTTTTACAGATTTAGGACTTACGAATACGTTTCTTCGAGAAGGAGCAAAAGATGGCGTAGACTTAGAGACGATTTTATCGTCGTATATAAAAATAAGGATGATTCTACTTATTTTCATTTCTATAATCGGTTATATTGCTGTTCATTATATGTATGCGGATAGAAATTTAATTTATATGATGATAAACGTAATGTTTTTCATGTTAATAGGATTAACTTGGCAAAATATAGGGATTGCCTATTTTCAACTGACGGAACGTATGAAGTATATAGCACTTATTAAAGTTGTATCAGCGTCAGTTGTTATCTTAATTACATGTTTTTGTATTTTCGGAGAGTTACCGGTGTATGTAACAGCTCGTTTATATGCTTTTGGTTATATGATTGGTGGTGTATTCAGCATATATATCATGAGAAAAAAGACGAGTATGAATATGAAGGTCGTAATTCATAAAGCATTATTTTGGCAATTAACTCCGTTTATTATTAGCGGTTTTTTAATAATGAGTACGCCACAATTAGCGCCAATCTTGCTCAACTATACATTGCCATTAAGTATGATCGGTGTTTTTGCAGTGGCGTACCGGATGCCAGCAGCTTTATATCAAGTACCAGGGGTGATTGCAGGTGCATTTTTTCCAGTGCTCTTTAAGCATTATAACCAGAATAATTTAGAAGAGCATACGAAATTAAACTTACTTCAAATAAAAGCAATGGCGATTGTGGGAATATGTATGACGATAGGTTTATATTATTTAGCGCCATACTTTATTTCTATATTTTTTCATGAGGAGTGGAGTAATGCAGTAGAGCCACTCCAAATATTATCATTTCTCATTGTGTTGCAAAGTTTAAATATTGCTATAGCTGACGGCTTAACAACGAGTGGACGTCAAAATAAAAGAACTGTTGTGCAATGTATAGCGTTAGTGATAGGTGGGGTTATGCTTTATAGCTTTAGTAGTATTGGTGGAGTAATAGGAGCAGCTTATGCTATGGTTTTATTTGAAATTGTGGCTCTAGTTGGGTATATAGTGGTAAGTGTAGTGAAGAAAAAAATTGTATTCCAAATTGTCATACCTTATACAATTTATTTTGGCGTAACTTTTATTGGAGTGCAATATATATTGCATACATATCATTTAATTGCGCTCATTCTTAATACGTTAATCGTAGTAGTTGGTATATTCCTATATGATTATGAGCTGAAAAAACTTCTTCTGTCATTTATAAGAAAAACACGCAAAAAGGATTATATTACGAAACAGGGGATATAG
- a CDS encoding glycosyltransferase family 2 protein: MVKCLLAHNKTPHVSVITPSYNSIRFIGETILSVQNQSYENWEMIIVDDASTDQSATKIKEIIKGDSRIRILSLKENVGAAKARNLAIKEARGRYIAFLDSDDIWLPHKLKTQLLFMEEMDVDFSYTSYSLIDENGNELNREVNVPEFVDYHYLAGNTIIGCLTVMLDREKISYIEMPSMQPEDTALWLNLLSEGYEARGIQQVLAKYRIVENSVSRNKIRAAFRYWNLLRKQKPLNSFQTFFYFSKYAYHAYRKNKINVVGKTKI, from the coding sequence ATGGTAAAATGTCTATTAGCGCATAATAAGACGCCTCATGTCTCCGTAATAACACCTTCTTATAATAGTATACGATTTATAGGTGAGACGATTTTATCTGTACAGAATCAATCATATGAAAATTGGGAAATGATTATCGTTGATGACGCTTCAACTGACCAATCTGCTACAAAAATTAAAGAGATAATAAAAGGGGACTCGCGTATTAGGATATTATCATTAAAAGAAAATGTTGGTGCTGCGAAAGCTCGGAATTTAGCGATCAAAGAGGCGAGAGGAAGGTATATTGCTTTTTTAGATAGCGATGATATATGGTTGCCACATAAATTGAAGACGCAATTGTTATTTATGGAAGAAATGGATGTGGACTTTTCGTATACATCGTATAGTTTAATAGATGAAAACGGTAATGAACTAAATCGAGAAGTGAATGTACCAGAATTTGTGGATTATCATTATTTAGCGGGAAATACAATTATCGGCTGTTTAACAGTAATGCTTGATAGGGAGAAAATTTCTTATATTGAAATGCCTAGTATGCAACCTGAAGATACTGCATTATGGTTGAACTTGTTAAGTGAAGGATATGAAGCAAGGGGGATACAACAAGTATTAGCAAAATATAGGATTGTTGAAAATTCTGTTTCGAGAAATAAAATAAGAGCGGCTTTCCGATATTGGAATTTATTAAGAAAACAAAAACCACTTAATTCATTTCAAACCTTTTTTTATTTTAGTAAGTATGCTTATCATGCCTATAGAAAAAATAAAATCAATGTAGTTGGGAAGACAAAAATATGA
- a CDS encoding DUF350 domain-containing protein: MINFLLYLAVTLGLLCIGLFLMEVTTKVKEFKLMAQGNKAVSYVLGGRLLGLAIVLYSTAANSISLLDMVSWGAVGIFAQIIVFYLAEWLTPRFNINKSLEEDNQAVGLFLMFLSLSIGIVIAGCITY, translated from the coding sequence ATGATTAATTTTTTATTATATTTAGCGGTAACACTTGGCCTTTTATGCATTGGTCTTTTCCTAATGGAAGTGACAACGAAAGTAAAAGAATTTAAGCTAATGGCCCAAGGAAATAAGGCGGTAAGCTATGTACTTGGAGGGCGATTACTTGGGTTAGCTATTGTATTATATTCGACAGCAGCTAATTCCATTTCACTTCTTGATATGGTTTCGTGGGGGGCAGTTGGGATTTTTGCTCAAATTATCGTCTTTTATTTAGCTGAGTGGCTTACACCACGCTTTAATATAAATAAAAGTCTCGAAGAAGATAATCAAGCAGTCGGTCTTTTTCTTATGTTTTTATCGCTTTCAATTGGGATTGTAATTGCTGGGTGTATAACTTATTAA
- a CDS encoding sugar transferase — MIRETNQAKLYTIPAQAKTSMLNRSIKRLFDIIFSLILLLVTIPIMLFFCIMIAFETAGAPIYFQERLGINGRKFNVFKLRSMVKDAEINGPQWANENDPRITKVGSFIRKTRIDELPQLLNILKGDMSFVGPRPERAYFYKQFDTYIPEFKDRLIVKPGLTGWAQINGGYNLDPKEKLKLDMEYIEMKTIRMDIRILCKTVLIVLNGNGAR; from the coding sequence ATGATTCGTGAAACAAACCAAGCCAAGTTGTATACGATTCCAGCTCAAGCAAAGACCAGTATGTTGAATCGAAGTATAAAGCGCTTGTTTGATATTATATTTTCACTCATATTGTTACTAGTAACGATACCAATTATGTTGTTCTTTTGTATTATGATTGCTTTCGAAACAGCAGGAGCTCCAATCTATTTTCAAGAACGTTTAGGGATAAACGGGAGGAAATTTAATGTATTTAAATTAAGATCGATGGTAAAAGATGCTGAAATAAATGGACCGCAATGGGCAAATGAAAATGATCCAAGAATTACTAAAGTTGGATCATTTATAAGAAAAACGAGAATTGATGAGTTACCGCAACTTTTAAATATTTTAAAAGGTGATATGTCCTTTGTTGGACCTAGACCAGAGAGAGCGTATTTTTATAAACAATTTGATACGTATATTCCAGAATTCAAGGATCGTTTAATCGTGAAGCCAGGGTTAACAGGATGGGCACAAATAAATGGAGGATATAATCTTGATCCGAAAGAAAAATTGAAATTGGACATGGAGTATATTGAAATGAAAACGATTCGGATGGACATTCGTATTTTATGTAAAACTGTTTTAATTGTATTGAACGGTAACGGTGCAAGATAA
- a CDS encoding FbpB family small basic protein, whose amino-acid sequence MRKKVRKSFKQLLIENKQSLLNNKENMKEIEERIEKRHVAYSGASN is encoded by the coding sequence ATGAGAAAAAAAGTGAGAAAGTCTTTTAAACAATTATTAATTGAAAATAAACAATCACTATTAAATAATAAAGAAAATATGAAAGAAATTGAGGAACGAATTGAGAAACGACATGTAGCATATAGTGGTGCCAGTAATTAA
- a CDS encoding CpsD/CapB family tyrosine-protein kinase has protein sequence MSMFKTKKQLPFDPHDALMKEQFYTVYHELKKSGKQVFTVSSTKDRGVVASLIVNMGLVFAEMKKKVLLIDVNFSDPKLHLLLQSNHTKTVNDIISDSTCSYESFSSNLSKYLYCIPAKKTVHTGTTLVAMDEFDRAIERWKEDFDYIFLYSSEVFELPATHIITGKCDGVVLAVKKRKDSLRTVQKVIADIKRKECELIGIVLYS, from the coding sequence ATGTCGATGTTTAAGACAAAGAAACAGCTGCCATTTGATCCGCATGATGCTCTAATGAAAGAGCAGTTTTATACTGTGTATCACGAGTTGAAAAAATCGGGAAAACAAGTGTTCACAGTTAGTTCAACGAAGGATAGAGGTGTTGTCGCTTCGCTTATAGTAAATATGGGGCTAGTATTTGCGGAAATGAAAAAAAAGGTGTTACTTATCGACGTGAATTTTTCTGATCCTAAACTACATCTACTATTACAAAGCAATCATACGAAAACAGTGAATGATATAATAAGCGATTCCACCTGTAGTTACGAATCCTTTTCTAGTAATTTATCTAAATACTTATATTGTATTCCTGCAAAAAAAACAGTACACACCGGAACGACTTTAGTTGCTATGGATGAATTTGATCGTGCAATTGAGAGGTGGAAAGAAGATTTTGATTACATTTTCTTGTATTCCTCTGAAGTATTTGAGCTTCCTGCCACGCACATTATTACAGGGAAATGCGATGGAGTGGTCTTAGCAGTTAAAAAGAGAAAAGATTCCCTGCGTACTGTGCAAAAAGTAATAGCGGACATAAAGAGGAAAGAATGTGAATTAATAGGTATAGTTTTATATTCTTGA